The Streptomyces sp. NBC_00162 genome window below encodes:
- a CDS encoding ankyrin repeat domain-containing protein gives MSPEHAELPGGLRPEDVPTWQRIRRYAVPGWMIEQATAHRLAGDWQAACACAGVDIGFDLPEIAARYGASVAEAVEDDLRHLAPDLLRWHLPRLLGGRTTIDTDLRILLASYGGADGPTLSLTTPVMTEGAQRLRLHCEPVVPMKWNRYTGRGFVPEDWTVVRPFWDARRASELGARFGDPEGRAQRITLLHAQGDIAAAYEAAGIECDLTVPTPQPYQRPVDPTALFERMPIDLTRLVPEVGRLAAAGAGDRYRIAADWRTHLLLEPDGPDRLRARFMETEEALTVPYLPRYVWKRLPDLELVRTGRITPRELHPLVAAALFPDAGPAVGPPGPDTGKPVRVRCRGAWHEVRSRGGVLDVPHTPEEQQRERAMRAFGGAVSGCFAVQQTWTTGEGRLPRALRAQQRELFLRVQHGDTPAVVALLDAGVDPRIRNARGRGLLHELHLLDHEVLLPRLLAAGLDLEARDKHERTPLHSAVHWGGSADLVRALLAAGSRIDVVDEMELSLSQEIRRYKRTDLTFLRQRVDEEFPGIGADWFDEYMDEGEDEDA, from the coding sequence GTGAGCCCGGAGCACGCCGAACTGCCCGGCGGCCTCCGGCCCGAGGACGTCCCGACCTGGCAGCGGATCCGCCGGTACGCCGTACCCGGCTGGATGATCGAACAGGCCACCGCGCACCGCCTGGCCGGGGACTGGCAGGCGGCCTGCGCCTGCGCCGGCGTGGACATCGGCTTCGACCTGCCCGAGATCGCGGCCCGCTACGGCGCCTCCGTCGCCGAGGCCGTCGAGGACGACCTCCGCCACCTCGCCCCGGACCTGCTGCGCTGGCACCTGCCCCGGCTCCTGGGCGGCCGCACCACCATCGACACCGACCTGCGGATCCTGCTCGCCTCGTACGGTGGCGCCGACGGCCCGACCCTGTCGCTCACCACGCCCGTCATGACCGAGGGAGCGCAGCGCCTGCGCCTGCACTGCGAGCCGGTCGTCCCGATGAAGTGGAACCGGTACACGGGCCGCGGCTTCGTCCCGGAGGACTGGACCGTGGTCCGGCCGTTCTGGGACGCCCGCCGCGCATCCGAGCTGGGCGCCCGCTTCGGCGACCCGGAGGGCCGCGCCCAACGGATCACGCTGCTCCACGCGCAGGGGGACATCGCCGCGGCGTACGAGGCCGCGGGCATCGAGTGCGACCTGACCGTGCCCACCCCACAGCCCTATCAGCGTCCGGTGGACCCCACGGCCCTCTTCGAGCGGATGCCGATCGACCTCACCCGGCTCGTGCCGGAGGTGGGGCGGCTCGCGGCGGCCGGCGCGGGGGACCGGTACCGGATCGCGGCCGACTGGCGCACCCACCTCCTGCTGGAGCCGGACGGCCCCGACCGGCTCCGGGCCCGCTTCATGGAGACGGAGGAGGCGCTCACCGTCCCGTACCTGCCCAGGTACGTCTGGAAACGCCTCCCCGACCTCGAACTGGTGCGGACCGGCCGGATCACCCCGCGCGAGCTGCACCCGCTGGTGGCCGCCGCACTGTTCCCCGACGCCGGACCGGCCGTCGGCCCGCCCGGCCCCGACACGGGGAAGCCCGTACGGGTGCGCTGCCGCGGCGCGTGGCACGAGGTCCGCTCGCGGGGCGGCGTACTCGACGTGCCGCACACCCCGGAGGAGCAGCAACGGGAGCGCGCCATGCGGGCGTTCGGCGGCGCGGTCTCCGGGTGCTTCGCCGTGCAGCAGACCTGGACCACGGGCGAGGGGCGGCTGCCGCGCGCCCTGCGGGCCCAGCAGCGGGAGCTCTTCCTGCGCGTCCAGCACGGGGACACCCCGGCGGTCGTGGCGCTGCTGGACGCGGGCGTGGACCCCCGGATCCGGAACGCCCGCGGACGCGGACTGCTGCACGAACTCCACCTGCTCGACCACGAAGTGCTGCTGCCCCGGCTGCTCGCGGCCGGACTCGACCTGGAGGCGCGGGACAAGCACGAGCGCACCCCGCTGCACTCCGCGGTGCACTGGGGCGGTTCGGCGGATCTGGTCAGGGCCCTGCTGGCGGCCGGCTCCCGGATCGACGTCGTCGACGAGATGGAGCTGTCGCTGTCCCAGGAGATCCGCCGCTACAAGCGCACGGACCTCACCTTCCTGCGGCAGCGGGTCGACGAGGAGTTCCCCGGCATCGGCGCCGACTGGTTCGACGAGTACATGGACGAGGGAGAGGACGAGGACGCATGA
- a CDS encoding gala protein, with the protein MTQPTPVRCPAIEHPDVPAADPAGLDPLLARLAADRPVETDEAFPLGTLRTDGRVDLCKQGLGPGGAARLLPAAAASAHATHLLLGTNAIGDEGARTLAGTLTGGHGLHTLYLGCNRIGPDGVRALAGALAEDSTVRALWLKRNPLLEDGARTLAALLRRNTALRTLDVVNTGIGADGVRLLLDALLEREQPLERLFLGGNGLGPDTAPLLAALIREAGVRELYVPANHLGDEGAATLATAAADSPRPVRLGLGGNGIGAAGARSLAGALGRIEALDLGRTMSERSLGATGNDPGDEGAYALAAALSGSPLRRLELRHTGLTGRGAKSLLAAVPADSPLEYVGLGPGLPRRVKRSFTERLRPARAAHPDLRAIGSVYR; encoded by the coding sequence ATGACACAGCCGACACCCGTACGGTGCCCCGCGATCGAGCACCCGGACGTGCCCGCGGCCGACCCGGCCGGACTCGACCCGCTGCTCGCCCGGCTCGCGGCGGACCGGCCGGTCGAGACCGACGAGGCCTTTCCGCTCGGCACCCTGCGCACGGACGGCCGCGTCGACCTCTGCAAGCAGGGACTCGGCCCGGGCGGCGCGGCCCGGCTGCTGCCGGCCGCGGCCGCCTCCGCGCACGCCACCCACCTGCTGCTCGGCACCAACGCCATCGGCGACGAGGGCGCCCGCACCCTGGCAGGGACCCTCACCGGCGGCCACGGCCTGCACACCCTCTACCTCGGCTGCAACCGGATCGGCCCCGACGGGGTGCGCGCCCTGGCCGGCGCCCTCGCCGAGGACAGCACCGTCCGGGCCCTCTGGCTCAAGCGCAACCCGCTCCTCGAGGACGGCGCCCGCACCCTGGCCGCGCTGCTGCGCCGCAACACCGCCCTGCGCACCCTCGACGTGGTCAACACCGGGATCGGCGCCGACGGCGTACGTCTCCTGCTCGATGCCCTGCTGGAACGCGAGCAGCCCCTGGAGCGGCTCTTCCTCGGCGGCAACGGCCTCGGCCCCGACACCGCCCCGCTGCTCGCCGCCCTGATCCGGGAGGCCGGGGTGCGGGAGCTGTACGTCCCGGCCAACCACCTCGGCGACGAGGGCGCCGCGACCCTCGCCACCGCCGCGGCGGACTCCCCGCGCCCGGTCCGCCTCGGGCTCGGCGGCAACGGCATCGGCGCCGCCGGAGCACGCTCCCTGGCCGGCGCCCTCGGCCGCATCGAAGCCCTGGACCTCGGACGGACCATGTCCGAGCGGAGCCTCGGAGCCACCGGCAACGACCCCGGCGACGAAGGGGCGTACGCCCTGGCCGCCGCCCTCTCCGGCAGCCCCCTGCGCCGGCTGGAGCTGCGCCACACCGGCCTCACCGGCCGCGGCGCGAAGAGCCTGCTCGCCGCGGTGCCCGCCGACAGCCCCCTGGAATACGTCGGCCTGGGCCCCGGCCTGCCCCGCCGCGTGAAGCGCTCCTTCACCGAACGGCTCCGCCCCGCCCGGGCCGCCCACCCGGACCTGCGCGCCATCGGCAGCGTGTACCGGTGA
- a CDS encoding glutamate ABC transporter substrate-binding protein — protein MKVPQAGAVAAVIALALTTSGCGGDDQAKGTLSIGIKFDQPGIGLREPGGIFSGFDVDVATYVAKQLGYPADRIEFKQVYSNDRELLLQYNEVEFVAASYSINEKRKEKVDFAGPYFVAHQDILVRAADTSITKAEDLNNKRLCSVTGSTSAENIRKGLAPKASVLELPGYSECLVALQDNIVDAMTTDNSILAGYAASKGNEGKFKLTGQNLSNESYGIGVKKGDKELQVKINAALKKMVEDGSWEAAVKKNFGPDYKYEPAPPITTGS, from the coding sequence ATGAAGGTTCCCCAGGCCGGCGCGGTCGCCGCAGTGATCGCCCTCGCCCTGACCACCTCCGGGTGCGGCGGTGACGATCAGGCCAAGGGGACCCTCTCCATCGGCATCAAGTTCGACCAGCCGGGCATCGGCCTTCGCGAGCCCGGCGGGATCTTCTCCGGGTTCGACGTGGACGTGGCCACCTACGTGGCCAAGCAGCTCGGCTACCCGGCGGACCGGATCGAGTTCAAGCAGGTCTACAGCAACGACCGCGAGCTGCTGCTCCAGTACAACGAGGTGGAGTTCGTCGCCGCGAGCTACTCGATCAACGAGAAGCGCAAGGAGAAGGTCGACTTCGCCGGGCCGTACTTCGTGGCCCACCAGGACATCCTGGTCCGCGCCGCCGACACCTCCATCACCAAGGCGGAGGACCTCAACAACAAAAGGCTCTGCTCGGTCACCGGCTCCACCTCGGCGGAGAACATCAGGAAGGGGCTCGCCCCCAAGGCGAGCGTGCTGGAGCTCCCCGGCTACTCCGAGTGCCTCGTCGCCCTCCAGGACAACATCGTCGACGCCATGACCACGGACAACTCCATCCTGGCCGGGTACGCGGCCAGCAAGGGCAACGAGGGCAAGTTCAAGCTGACGGGCCAGAACCTGAGCAACGAGAGCTACGGCATCGGGGTCAAGAAGGGCGACAAGGAACTCCAGGTCAAGATCAACGCCGCGCTGAAGAAGATGGTCGAGGACGGCTCCTGGGAAGCGGCCGTGAAGAAGAACTTCGGCCCCGACTACAAGTACGAGCCGGCCCCGCCGATCACAACGGGCAGCTGA
- a CDS encoding SMP-30/gluconolactonase/LRE family protein codes for MTGPLGRRRFIGAAAALGGAALAGPLAPVARARPAEAAPSAAGRPDTLATPPGFQPEGIAVSARGVAYTGSLIDGSIYRADLATGTGRIITEGQGPASVGLKLDTYGRLLVAGGASGQIRVVHAGDGRMLATHQAATGATFVNDVIVGCGGAWFTDSFNDVLYFLPAGRELTGAGAAPRVLGLGGEWVPVPPGGAYWGANGIERTPDGRALLVVHDTAQALFRVDPRTGAATRTVLDGGSVGNGDGLVVHGRTLYVVRNWSYAVDVFTLSGDGRRARFVRQITDPRFDEPTTAAVYRDRLYVVNARFDADWSDPATASTIVSCPL; via the coding sequence GTGACTGGACCCCTGGGTCGGCGCAGGTTCATCGGCGCGGCCGCCGCCCTCGGCGGCGCCGCGCTCGCAGGTCCGCTCGCCCCGGTCGCCCGGGCGCGCCCGGCCGAAGCCGCTCCGTCCGCCGCCGGGCGGCCCGACACCCTCGCGACCCCGCCCGGCTTCCAGCCCGAGGGCATAGCCGTCTCCGCCCGGGGCGTGGCCTACACGGGTTCGCTGATCGACGGCTCCATCTACCGGGCCGACCTGGCCACCGGCACCGGCCGGATCATCACCGAGGGGCAGGGGCCGGCCTCGGTCGGGCTCAAGCTCGACACGTACGGCAGGCTGCTGGTCGCGGGAGGCGCCAGCGGTCAGATCCGGGTCGTCCACGCCGGTGACGGCCGGATGCTGGCCACCCACCAGGCCGCGACCGGCGCCACCTTCGTCAACGACGTCATCGTGGGATGCGGCGGAGCCTGGTTCACCGACTCCTTCAACGACGTCCTGTACTTCCTGCCCGCCGGGCGCGAGCTCACCGGCGCGGGCGCCGCCCCGCGCGTCCTCGGGCTCGGCGGGGAATGGGTCCCGGTTCCGCCCGGCGGTGCGTATTGGGGCGCCAACGGCATCGAGCGGACCCCCGACGGCCGGGCCCTGCTCGTGGTGCACGACACTGCCCAGGCGCTCTTCCGCGTCGACCCGCGGACCGGCGCCGCCACCCGGACCGTCCTGGACGGCGGGTCGGTGGGCAACGGTGACGGACTCGTGGTCCACGGCCGCACGCTGTACGTCGTACGCAACTGGAGCTACGCCGTCGACGTGTTCACCCTGAGCGGGGACGGCCGCCGGGCCCGCTTCGTCCGGCAGATCACCGACCCGCGCTTCGACGAGCCGACGACGGCGGCCGTGTACCGGGACCGGCTCTACGTGGTCAACGCCCGCTTCGACGCCGACTGGTCGGACCCGGCCACCGCCTCGACGATCGTCAGCTGCCCGTTGTGA
- a CDS encoding endonuclease I family protein, translated as MRISRLTPWAACLAAAALFAVPAAASAGQQRTAEPQSAAAAVDSYYAPAEGKTGAALKAALHDIIKTQSKVSYDGVWNALKVTDQDPANPDNVILVYSGRSQSKSTNGGGANDWNREHVWAKSHGDFGTATGPGTDLHHLRPEDVTVNSTRGNKDFDKGGSPVSEAPGSFTDADSFEPRDAVKGDVARMLLYMAVRYDGGDGFADLEMNDKVNNGSAPALGRISVLKQWNQMDPPDAFEQRRNQVIFDTYQHNRNPFIDHPEWVASIW; from the coding sequence ATGAGAATCTCGCGCCTGACTCCCTGGGCCGCCTGCCTCGCGGCAGCCGCCCTGTTCGCCGTACCGGCCGCCGCCTCCGCCGGCCAGCAGCGGACCGCGGAACCCCAGTCCGCCGCGGCCGCGGTCGACAGCTACTACGCCCCCGCCGAGGGCAAGACCGGAGCGGCCCTGAAGGCCGCCCTGCACGACATCATCAAGACCCAGTCCAAGGTGTCCTACGACGGCGTGTGGAACGCCCTCAAGGTGACGGACCAGGACCCGGCGAACCCCGACAACGTCATCCTCGTCTACTCCGGCCGCTCGCAGTCGAAGTCCACCAACGGCGGCGGGGCCAACGACTGGAACCGCGAGCACGTCTGGGCCAAGAGCCACGGCGACTTCGGCACCGCGACCGGTCCGGGCACCGACCTGCACCATTTGCGCCCCGAGGACGTCACCGTCAACAGCACCCGGGGCAACAAGGACTTCGACAAGGGCGGCAGCCCCGTCAGCGAGGCCCCCGGCAGCTTCACCGACGCCGACTCCTTCGAGCCGCGCGACGCGGTCAAGGGCGACGTGGCGCGGATGCTGCTCTACATGGCCGTGCGCTACGACGGCGGCGACGGCTTCGCGGACCTGGAGATGAACGACAAGGTCAACAACGGCTCGGCCCCCGCCCTGGGCCGGATCAGCGTGCTGAAGCAGTGGAACCAGATGGACCCGCCGGACGCCTTCGAGCAGCGCCGCAACCAGGTCATATTCGACACCTACCAGCACAACCGGAACCCGTTCATCGACCACCCGGAGTGGGTCGCCTCCATCTGGTGA
- a CDS encoding alkene reductase, giving the protein MAGGLLPNRIALAPMTRSRAAEGGIATGLVAEYYTQRASAGLIITEGIQPSAVGQGYPFTPGLHSAEQVAAWREVTGSVHAAGGRIFAQIMHSGRIGHPSLLPDGLIPVAPSAVAAEGQVFTGEGLKDFVTPRELTGSEVRATIADFAEAARNAVEAGFDGVELHGANGYLIHQFLAPGSNQRTDEWGGTTENRIRFAVEVVKAVAAAIGAERTGLRISPGNQYNSINEPDPQPAYEALVKEIDGLGLAYLHILEHGPEARETTLALRKQFSGPLVLNPATEGPTDHRALTLIEEGTADLLAFGALFLANPDLPARLRTEGPYNTPDTSTFFGGDARGYTDYPAL; this is encoded by the coding sequence ATCGCCGGCGGGCTCCTCCCCAACCGGATCGCACTGGCTCCCATGACCCGGAGCCGGGCGGCGGAGGGCGGGATCGCGACCGGCCTCGTCGCCGAGTACTACACCCAGCGCGCTTCCGCCGGGCTGATCATCACCGAGGGGATCCAGCCCTCCGCCGTCGGGCAGGGCTACCCCTTCACCCCCGGCCTGCACAGCGCCGAGCAGGTCGCGGCCTGGCGCGAGGTCACCGGCTCGGTGCACGCCGCGGGCGGCAGGATCTTCGCGCAGATCATGCACTCCGGCCGGATCGGCCACCCGAGTCTGCTGCCCGACGGTCTGATCCCGGTGGCACCCTCCGCGGTCGCCGCCGAGGGCCAGGTCTTCACCGGGGAGGGGCTCAAGGACTTCGTGACCCCCCGCGAGCTGACCGGCTCCGAGGTGCGGGCGACCATCGCCGACTTCGCCGAGGCCGCGCGCAACGCGGTCGAGGCCGGGTTCGACGGCGTCGAGCTGCACGGTGCCAACGGCTACCTGATCCACCAGTTCCTGGCCCCGGGCTCCAATCAGCGCACCGACGAGTGGGGCGGCACCACCGAGAACCGCATCCGCTTCGCCGTGGAGGTGGTCAAGGCGGTCGCCGCCGCGATCGGCGCCGAGCGCACCGGGCTGCGGATCTCGCCCGGAAACCAGTACAACAGCATCAACGAGCCCGACCCGCAGCCCGCCTACGAGGCCCTGGTCAAGGAGATCGACGGGCTCGGGCTGGCCTACCTGCACATTCTGGAGCACGGCCCCGAGGCCCGGGAGACCACGCTGGCGCTGCGCAAGCAGTTCAGCGGCCCGCTCGTGCTGAACCCGGCGACCGAGGGCCCCACCGACCACCGGGCGCTCACCCTGATCGAGGAGGGCACCGCCGACCTGCTCGCCTTCGGGGCCCTCTTCCTGGCCAACCCCGACCTCCCGGCGCGGCTGCGCACGGAGGGCCCGTACAACACCCCGGACACCTCCACCTTCTTCGGCGGAGATGCCCGCGGGTACACGGACTACCCGGCCCTGTAG
- a CDS encoding MarR family winged helix-turn-helix transcriptional regulator produces the protein MTAQAAREPRTEPACPAVPGAVLDGPVSHAISRVARLHRIAAGRALRDLGLHPGQEFLMMHLWDSGAVRQSELIKAVGLDPSTVTKMLQRLEQAGHVRRRPDPADRRASLVEATDASCGLLVEVRRAWGELERQTLNDLDASERAELTRLLGKVETTLCTELTRSGGGDCDTTC, from the coding sequence ATGACCGCGCAAGCAGCCCGGGAACCGCGCACCGAACCCGCCTGTCCGGCGGTGCCCGGCGCCGTGCTGGACGGGCCGGTCAGTCACGCCATCAGCCGCGTGGCCCGGCTCCACCGGATCGCCGCGGGCCGCGCCCTGCGGGATCTGGGTCTGCATCCGGGGCAGGAGTTCCTGATGATGCACCTGTGGGACAGCGGGGCCGTGCGTCAGTCCGAGCTGATCAAAGCGGTGGGCCTCGACCCGTCCACTGTGACCAAGATGCTCCAGCGCCTCGAACAGGCCGGACACGTCCGGCGCCGCCCCGACCCGGCCGACCGCCGCGCCTCCCTGGTCGAGGCCACGGACGCCAGCTGCGGGCTGCTCGTCGAGGTGCGCAGGGCCTGGGGCGAGCTGGAACGCCAGACCCTGAACGACCTGGACGCGTCGGAGCGCGCCGAACTGACCCGCCTGCTGGGCAAGGTGGAGACCACGCTCTGCACCGAGCTCACCCGGAGCGGCGGCGGGGACTGCGACACGACCTGTTAG
- a CDS encoding beta-N-acetylhexosaminidase, with the protein MRNPRFHVRGHVIATATVAALVTLAVPGCTAASDEARAPAAPTPGTSTPAGSPAPSPSPSAAPAEAAPSPSPTPSYALSVAPRTIPAVREHVPARGPGWKPAPGARVVVDPGDKAALADEGRLLAGELRMGYAESAEPGPGDVHLSLGAKGSGTPESYTLEVKDGRVRVTGPDEAGVFYGTRTLKQAVRSAGSAPEGTVRDGPAKPQRGLNLDIARKHFTPVWIEDRLREMADLKLNQLGLHFSDDQAFRIESDSHPEFVSTPHLTKAQVRSITALAARLHITVVPEIDSPGHLGAVLRVHPELQLRDAQGRAVKGAVDIANPASAKLVDELLREYRPLFPGGAWHLGADEYQALVVSNPEASFPQLASAARQRYGAAARVQDLATGWLNDRADTVRPSGKALKAWNDGFFRGGVASAAKDIQVEYWTGKEIGARPPLEYLREGRKLVNLNDEYLYYVLGEPNQFTYPTGRRIYEQWTPLVLRGTTAVPAQYADQILGGRLAIWADLSGAQTQAQVAAGIRMPLAALSQKVWDARTPALPWTGFQSLADRVDPP; encoded by the coding sequence ATGCGAAATCCGAGGTTTCACGTGAGAGGCCACGTCATAGCGACGGCCACGGTCGCCGCACTGGTCACCCTTGCCGTCCCGGGCTGCACGGCCGCCTCCGACGAGGCCCGCGCCCCGGCCGCGCCGACTCCCGGCACCAGTACCCCGGCCGGCTCGCCGGCCCCTTCCCCTTCCCCTTCTGCGGCGCCCGCCGAGGCCGCCCCGTCCCCGTCCCCGACGCCGTCCTACGCCCTGTCCGTCGCCCCGCGCACCATCCCGGCCGTACGGGAGCACGTGCCCGCCCGGGGCCCCGGCTGGAAGCCCGCCCCCGGGGCCCGCGTGGTCGTCGACCCGGGCGACAAGGCCGCCCTGGCCGACGAGGGCAGGCTGCTCGCCGGTGAACTGCGCATGGGGTACGCCGAATCGGCGGAGCCGGGGCCCGGCGACGTGCACCTGTCCCTGGGCGCCAAGGGCTCCGGCACGCCCGAGTCCTACACCCTCGAGGTCAAGGACGGCCGGGTCCGCGTCACCGGCCCCGACGAGGCCGGGGTCTTCTACGGCACCCGCACCCTCAAACAGGCCGTGCGGAGCGCCGGTTCGGCCCCCGAGGGCACCGTGCGCGACGGCCCGGCAAAGCCCCAGCGCGGGCTCAACCTCGACATAGCGCGCAAGCACTTCACCCCCGTCTGGATCGAGGACCGGCTGCGCGAGATGGCCGATCTGAAACTCAACCAGCTCGGCCTGCACTTCTCCGACGACCAGGCCTTCCGCATCGAGTCCGACAGCCACCCCGAGTTCGTCTCCACCCCGCACCTCACCAAGGCCCAGGTGCGAAGCATCACCGCACTCGCCGCCCGCCTGCACATCACGGTCGTCCCGGAGATCGACTCGCCCGGACACCTCGGCGCGGTGCTGCGCGTCCACCCCGAGCTCCAGCTGCGCGACGCACAGGGCAGGGCGGTGAAGGGGGCGGTGGACATAGCCAACCCCGCGTCCGCGAAGCTCGTCGACGAACTGCTCCGCGAGTACCGGCCGTTGTTCCCCGGCGGGGCCTGGCACCTGGGCGCCGACGAGTACCAGGCGCTGGTGGTCAGCAACCCCGAGGCCTCCTTCCCGCAGCTCGCGAGCGCGGCCCGGCAGCGGTACGGGGCCGCGGCACGGGTGCAGGACCTGGCCACGGGCTGGCTCAACGACCGCGCGGACACCGTGCGCCCGTCGGGCAAGGCGCTGAAGGCCTGGAACGACGGCTTCTTCCGCGGCGGGGTCGCGAGCGCGGCCAAGGACATCCAGGTCGAGTACTGGACCGGCAAGGAGATCGGCGCCCGCCCGCCGCTCGAGTACCTGCGCGAGGGCCGCAAGCTCGTGAACCTCAACGACGAGTACCTGTACTACGTGCTGGGCGAGCCGAACCAGTTCACCTACCCCACCGGCCGGCGCATCTACGAGCAGTGGACCCCGCTGGTCCTGCGGGGCACCACCGCCGTCCCGGCGCAGTACGCGGACCAGATCCTGGGCGGGCGCCTCGCCATATGGGCCGACCTGTCCGGTGCCCAGACCCAGGCCCAGGTGGCGGCCGGCATCCGGATGCCGCTGGCCGCGCTCTCCCAGAAGGTCTGGGACGCCCGCACCCCGGCTCTGCCGTGGACCGGCTTCCAGTCCCTCGCCGACCGCGTGGACCCGCCCTAA
- a CDS encoding GlcG/HbpS family heme-binding protein codes for MSSAIRTAVAPLTTEDAELLVAAATAAAEAAGATVSVTVLDAGGHLLAFRRDDRAVLISGETSTRKAFTALQLNAPTADLVAAVQPGGPFHTLPTALDRPLLFIAGGLPVHRDGRLIGAIGVGGGAPEQDHGFAAAALDALV; via the coding sequence ATGTCCAGCGCCATCCGCACCGCCGTCGCCCCGCTGACCACCGAGGACGCCGAGCTGCTCGTCGCCGCCGCCACGGCGGCCGCCGAAGCGGCCGGGGCCACGGTCAGCGTCACCGTCCTCGACGCGGGCGGCCACCTGCTCGCCTTCCGCCGCGACGACCGCGCCGTGCTGATCTCCGGCGAGACCAGCACCCGCAAGGCCTTCACGGCGCTCCAGCTGAACGCGCCAACCGCCGACCTGGTCGCCGCCGTCCAGCCCGGCGGTCCCTTCCACACCCTGCCCACGGCCCTCGACCGTCCGCTGCTGTTCATCGCGGGCGGGCTGCCCGTGCACCGCGACGGCCGTCTCATCGGCGCCATCGGCGTCGGCGGCGGCGCCCCCGAGCAGGACCATGGCTTCGCCGCCGCCGCGCTCGACGCCCTGGTCTGA
- a CDS encoding MFS transporter, translating to MPFALLALAIGAFGIGTTEFVIMGLLPEVAGEYGVSIPTAGFLVTGYALGVVLGAPLMTVLGTRIPRKRMLMLLMGLFIAGNVLSALAPAFGVMLTGRVVASLAHGAFFGIGAVVAAELVAPEKKAGAIAMMFTGLTVANVVGVPLGTLVGQTLGWRVTFLIVAGLGVLGLLGIARLVPELPRPEGGVRIRSELAAFRNVQVLLAMAMTVLGFGGVFAAITYITPMMTDVAGFADSSVTWLLVLFGLGMVVGNLMGGRYADRALMPMLYVSLGALAVTLAVFTLTAHTKAGAAVTIVLIGALGFATVPPLQKRVLDQAAGAPTLASAVNIGAFNLGNALAAWLGGLVIAAGLGWTAPNWVGAALAASALVLALVSGALERRTAGHAVRGGTVVASAAPEAAAAAPAHH from the coding sequence ATGCCTTTCGCCCTCCTCGCCCTCGCCATCGGGGCCTTCGGGATCGGCACCACCGAGTTCGTGATCATGGGCCTGCTGCCCGAGGTCGCCGGTGAGTACGGCGTCTCCATCCCCACCGCGGGCTTCCTGGTCACCGGCTACGCCCTCGGCGTGGTCCTCGGCGCGCCGCTGATGACCGTCCTCGGCACCCGCATCCCCCGCAAGCGGATGCTGATGCTGCTCATGGGCCTGTTCATCGCGGGCAACGTGCTCTCCGCGCTCGCCCCCGCCTTCGGGGTCATGCTCACCGGCCGTGTCGTCGCCTCGCTCGCCCACGGAGCCTTCTTCGGCATCGGAGCGGTCGTCGCCGCCGAACTCGTCGCCCCCGAGAAGAAGGCCGGAGCGATCGCCATGATGTTCACCGGCCTGACCGTGGCCAACGTGGTGGGCGTCCCGCTCGGCACCCTCGTCGGCCAGACCCTCGGCTGGCGCGTCACCTTCCTCATCGTCGCCGGGCTCGGAGTCCTCGGCCTGCTCGGCATCGCCCGCCTGGTCCCCGAACTGCCCCGGCCCGAAGGCGGCGTACGGATCCGCAGCGAGCTGGCCGCCTTCCGCAACGTGCAGGTGCTGCTGGCGATGGCGATGACCGTGCTCGGCTTCGGCGGCGTCTTCGCCGCGATCACCTACATCACCCCGATGATGACCGACGTCGCGGGCTTCGCCGACTCCTCCGTGACCTGGCTGCTCGTCCTCTTCGGCCTCGGCATGGTCGTGGGCAACCTCATGGGCGGCCGGTACGCCGACCGTGCGCTGATGCCGATGCTGTACGTCTCCCTGGGCGCGCTCGCCGTCACCCTGGCCGTCTTCACCCTCACCGCCCACACCAAGGCGGGCGCCGCCGTCACCATCGTGCTCATCGGTGCCCTCGGCTTCGCGACCGTGCCCCCGCTCCAGAAGCGGGTCCTCGACCAGGCCGCTGGCGCGCCGACCCTGGCCTCCGCCGTCAACATCGGCGCCTTCAACCTGGGCAACGCGCTCGCCGCCTGGCTCGGTGGCCTCGTGATCGCCGCGGGCCTCGGCTGGACCGCCCCGAACTGGGTCGGCGCGGCGCTGGCCGCCTCCGCCCTGGTGCTCGCCCTGGTCTCCGGCGCCCTGGAGCGCCGTACGGCGGGACATGCGGTACGCGGCGGCACGGTGGTCGCGTCCGCGGCCCCCGAGGCGGCCGCCGCCGCACCCGCCCACCACTGA